A region from the Sphaerodactylus townsendi isolate TG3544 linkage group LG01, MPM_Stown_v2.3, whole genome shotgun sequence genome encodes:
- the GREM2 gene encoding gremlin-2, which yields MTWKLVLSLFLVSSLVQVSDTRKNRPAGAIPSPYKDGRSNNSERQQHLNKEVLASSQEALVVTERKYLKSDWCKTQPLRQTVSEEGCISRTIINRFCYGQCNSFYIPRHVKKEEESFQSCAFCKPQKVTSFTVELDCPELDPPFRLKKIQKVKQCRCMSVNLSSGGKQQK from the coding sequence ATGACCTGGAAACTTGTTTTATCCTTGTTTCTTGTGTCCTCTTTGGTTCAAGTGTCGGATACCAGGAAAAACCGTCCAGCAGGAGCCATTCCTTCACCTTACAAAGATGGCAGAAGCAACAACTCCGAGCGGCAGCAGCATCTAAACAAAGAGGTGCTAGCTTCAAGCCAGGAGGCTTTGGTCGTCACAGAGAGGAAGTACCTCAAAAGTGACTGGTGCAAAACACAACCACTGCGGCAGACCGTCAGTGAGGAGGGCTGTATAAGCCGCACTATCATCAACCGATTCTGTTATGGCCAGTGCAACTCATTTTACATCCCCCGGCatgtgaaaaaggaggaggaatctTTTCAGTCCTGTGCCTTCTGCAAGCCTCAGAAGGTTACTTCCTTCACTGTAGAGCTGGACTGTCCTGAACTGGACCCCCCGTTCCGACTTAAGAAAATCCAGAAAGTCAAGCAGTGTCGGTGTATGTCTGTGAACCTCAGCAGTGGAGGCAAACAGCAGAAGTGA